One stretch of Scatophagus argus isolate fScaArg1 chromosome 18, fScaArg1.pri, whole genome shotgun sequence DNA includes these proteins:
- the rnf152 gene encoding E3 ubiquitin-protein ligase rnf152, protein MSSACEYNKGPPSTLTMETISQDSILECQICFNYYSPRRRPKLLDCRHTCCSVCLTQMRSSQKEIRCPWCRGVTKLPPGLSISQLPDDPDIITVIAIPHASEHTPVFIRLPSNGCYMLPLPIAKERALGLPGELGCRFLPGSQQKGLTVVTVPEQQPLGLGMSLEGVGVGLEGGEGERRVNGPVGGGGKGSTWSGVCTVILVACVLLFLLGIVLHNMSCISKRFTVISCG, encoded by the coding sequence ATGTCATCGGCCTGTGAATATAATAAGGGACCACCATCCACCTTAACAATGGAGACTATTTCCCAAGATTCAATTCTGGAGTGCCAGATCTGCTTTAACTACTACAGCCCCCGCCGGCGGCCCAAGCTCCTGGATTGCCGGCACACGTGCTGCTCGGTGTGTTTGACCCAGATGCGCAGCAGCCAAAAGGAGATTCGTTGTCCTTGGTGCCGTGGTGTCACCAAGCTCCCGCCAGGCCTGTCCATCTCTCAGCTCCCAGATGACCCCGACATCATCACTGTTATCGCCATCCCTCATGCATCTGAGCACACGCCTGTCTTCATTCGCCTCCCCAGCAATGGCTGCTACATGCTGCCGCTGCCCATCGCCAAGGAGCGGGCACTCGGCCTCCCAGGCGAGCTGGGATGTCGCTTTCTGCCTGGCAGCCAGCAGAAGGGGCTGACAGTGGTGACCGTGCCCGAGCAGCAGCCTCTGGGCCTGGGTATGTCTCTGGAGGGTGTTGGGGTGGGGCTGGAGGGAGGTGAGGGCGAGAGGAGAGTTAATGGcccagtgggaggaggaggaaaggggtCTACATGGTCTGGTGTTTGCACAGTGATCCTTGTGGCATGCgtgctgctcttcctcctggGTATCGTGCTACACAACATGTCCTGCATCTCCAAACGCTTCACAGTCATCTCCTGTGGCTGA